The proteins below are encoded in one region of Bremerella sp. P1:
- a CDS encoding HDOD domain-containing protein — MQKATDVTGGSSITTSVPKTLGHDEHGSGEVGLVAQMVSRAQQLYSLPTVAMEVLKLTADEHATVVQIKECIQRDPAMTLKILKVVNSPLFGLSGQVSDLNQALALLGIKPLKLLVLGFSLPKAMLQGIEAEVLAQYWQFALTKAVAAREIANLQGKNFGDEAFIAGLLSEIGALVMLQDLGDAYANFANKVLQEEADLSEMEWETLGFDHNILGCRLLQSWNLPEALVEVIREGSPSSGIEFGRLSGQSVTLRLAHNLAEVLAHHRLNLMPKFLDQLKSTTRHDEDTVEHLVVDIQEKLYQLAGVLSVSLPDGTDYCEVVAQAYVQLSQLAESVAAPLALGDRAPHDQMIQSPEVQRLIDTTKSLAENGGVPVRSAKQGNSEAPAEELPVDPIMADASMLTEIATSMQRCRSQRCEFSLSLLKINQFEDFLMVAGVEEVDVWRQLVAAIVDRLSDGLGRVLPCGEMSVAVLLEDHDRHQTVTLTRQLLDLVTSWSQRRECHHGVELTLSGGVASACVPPKSLPPQEIFQAARRCLLAASKGGGNAIKSIEVL; from the coding sequence ATGCAAAAGGCAACTGACGTGACAGGCGGTTCTTCCATAACGACCAGCGTACCCAAGACACTTGGTCACGATGAACATGGTTCGGGCGAAGTGGGGCTGGTAGCTCAGATGGTTTCTCGGGCTCAGCAGCTGTATTCACTTCCGACCGTCGCGATGGAAGTACTCAAGCTTACCGCTGACGAGCATGCCACGGTTGTGCAAATCAAGGAATGCATCCAACGCGATCCGGCGATGACCCTCAAGATCCTGAAAGTCGTCAACAGCCCACTGTTTGGGCTATCGGGTCAGGTATCGGATCTGAACCAGGCACTTGCTTTGCTTGGTATCAAACCGCTTAAGCTACTCGTACTCGGCTTCAGTCTACCGAAGGCCATGCTGCAGGGAATTGAAGCCGAAGTCTTGGCTCAGTACTGGCAGTTTGCTTTGACCAAGGCAGTTGCTGCCCGCGAGATCGCGAATCTACAGGGTAAGAACTTCGGCGACGAAGCGTTCATCGCCGGGCTCCTGTCCGAGATCGGCGCCTTGGTCATGCTGCAGGACTTGGGCGATGCGTATGCCAACTTCGCCAACAAGGTTCTGCAGGAAGAAGCCGACCTCTCGGAGATGGAGTGGGAAACGCTCGGTTTCGATCACAATATTCTCGGGTGCCGGTTACTGCAAAGCTGGAACCTGCCAGAGGCCCTGGTCGAAGTGATTCGGGAAGGAAGCCCTTCCTCGGGAATTGAATTCGGCCGGCTTAGCGGGCAATCGGTAACACTTCGCCTGGCGCATAATCTGGCCGAGGTGCTTGCGCATCATCGACTTAACTTGATGCCGAAGTTCCTCGATCAATTGAAATCAACGACCAGACATGATGAGGATACGGTCGAACACCTGGTGGTAGACATTCAGGAAAAGCTCTATCAACTGGCCGGCGTTTTATCCGTTTCGTTGCCAGATGGAACGGACTACTGTGAAGTGGTTGCCCAGGCATATGTTCAGCTATCTCAATTGGCTGAGTCGGTTGCGGCGCCGCTGGCCTTGGGAGATCGGGCACCCCATGACCAGATGATTCAATCTCCGGAAGTCCAGCGATTGATCGACACGACAAAGTCTCTCGCTGAAAACGGCGGGGTTCCTGTTCGTTCTGCAAAGCAGGGCAACTCGGAAGCACCTGCCGAAGAATTACCGGTCGATCCGATCATGGCCGATGCGAGCATGCTGACCGAAATTGCTACCTCGATGCAGCGATGCCGTTCGCAGCGCTGTGAGTTTTCATTATCGCTGTTGAAGATCAATCAATTTGAAGACTTTCTGATGGTGGCTGGTGTCGAAGAAGTCGATGTCTGGCGACAGTTGGTCGCGGCCATTGTGGACCGTCTGAGCGATGGCCTGGGACGCGTGCTGCCGTGTGGCGAAATGAGCGTGGCCGTTCTATTGGAAGATCACGATCGCCATCAAACGGTCACGTTGACGCGTCAATTACTCGACTTGGTGACTTCCTGGTCGCAGCGTCGCGAGTGCCATCATGGAGTCGAACTGACGCTCAGCGGTGGTGTGGCATCTGCATGCGTGCCGCCGAAGAGTCTTCCTCCGCAAGAGATCTTCCAGGCAGCCCGGCGGTGCCTGTTGGCAGCCTCGAAGGGGGGCGGTAACGCCATCAAGAGCATCGAAGTCCTGTAA
- a CDS encoding site-2 protease family protein: MESRVDEQTTSHESSLEEGASKSWEKDSVEFSSQARLHADPPVRKRRVRLPVILFIATCASTFLAGMTNWQPLEAIINLFAWSNPVTMGIPHAYDSFLSSPAVEMRRDLIHYLADWKSGLLYMAAMLGILFAHEMGHFIMALRYRVPASLPYFIPVPISPIGTFGAVIGMDGMRANRKQLFDIGLAGPLAGLVVAFPVLWYGVSQMDLSAPGTGSFKLDLPIAMAWMMQWFNVPGYEEGMYINQSQLNPFFMAGWVGLLVTGLNMIPVSQLDGGHVTYTMFGKSAHWIARIFLVVAVAFIIWLGAYQWSLMLLLVILMRPEHPPTSDDSVPIGWFRYALGTVSLSIPLLCFPPMAIVAA, translated from the coding sequence ATGGAATCCCGCGTGGACGAGCAAACGACATCTCACGAGTCTTCCTTGGAAGAGGGGGCTTCGAAATCGTGGGAAAAAGATTCGGTCGAGTTTTCGTCTCAGGCCCGCCTGCACGCCGATCCGCCTGTTCGTAAGCGTCGTGTTCGATTGCCGGTCATATTGTTCATTGCCACGTGTGCTTCGACCTTCCTGGCCGGGATGACCAACTGGCAGCCGCTGGAAGCGATCATCAATTTGTTTGCCTGGTCGAATCCGGTGACGATGGGGATTCCCCATGCCTACGATTCATTCCTTTCAAGCCCCGCCGTCGAAATGCGGCGCGACCTTATCCACTATCTGGCCGACTGGAAGAGTGGGCTGCTTTACATGGCAGCGATGTTGGGGATCTTGTTTGCCCACGAGATGGGGCACTTCATCATGGCCCTGCGTTACCGAGTGCCGGCCAGTTTGCCTTACTTCATTCCCGTGCCGATTTCTCCGATCGGAACGTTCGGCGCGGTGATCGGCATGGACGGCATGCGTGCCAATCGCAAACAGCTATTCGATATCGGTTTAGCTGGTCCTTTGGCTGGCTTGGTCGTGGCATTTCCAGTGCTATGGTACGGCGTCTCTCAGATGGACTTATCTGCGCCGGGAACTGGATCGTTCAAGCTCGATCTGCCCATCGCGATGGCGTGGATGATGCAGTGGTTTAACGTCCCTGGGTATGAAGAAGGGATGTACATCAATCAAAGCCAGCTCAATCCCTTTTTCATGGCCGGTTGGGTGGGGCTGCTAGTGACGGGGCTAAATATGATACCGGTCAGCCAACTCGACGGCGGGCACGTGACATACACCATGTTTGGAAAGAGTGCCCACTGGATTGCTCGAATCTTCCTCGTGGTGGCGGTGGCCTTCATTATTTGGCTTGGCGCTTACCAGTGGAGCCTGATGCTGCTGCTGGTCATCTTAATGCGTCCCGAACATCCGCCTACCAGCGACGATAGTGTCCCAATCGGATGGTTTCGTTACGCGCTGGGAACCGTGTCGCTGAGCATTCCCCTGCTCTGCTTTCCACCGATGGCAATCGTGGCTGCTTAG
- the glgC gene encoding glucose-1-phosphate adenylyltransferase, with protein sequence MENVLTVILAGGKGSRLEPLTRDRAKPAVPFGGVYRIIDFALSNCLNSGFRQIQLLTQYKAQSLDRHINVGWQRYFCRELGECIDVVPPQQRIDEQWYQGTADAVYQNIYAIEKHRPKYVVILAGDHIYKMNYASMLEFHIENGADLTIGALKTTVEEARSFGVMQIDREQKILGFDEKPENPKTIPGDDQHCLASMGIYVFNAAFLFEQLCKDATIRTSAHDFGRNIIPSIIDTHRVYAFPFRDENRKHDAYWRDVGTLDAYYEANMDLVSVDPQLNIYDEAWPLRTYQPNVPPPKFVFGGESDPNRRGYALDSVVCGGSIISGGEVERSIIGPRVRVNSFSSVHDSILFEGVSVGRHSQIRRAIIDKGVSIPADTQIGFDLDLDRSRGFTVTQSGLVVIAKEDLIEPQMNSGKPQVA encoded by the coding sequence ATGGAGAACGTACTCACCGTGATCCTTGCCGGCGGCAAGGGTTCCCGCTTGGAACCATTGACCCGCGATCGCGCCAAGCCCGCAGTCCCGTTTGGCGGCGTCTATCGCATTATCGATTTCGCTCTTTCGAACTGCTTGAACAGTGGCTTTCGACAGATTCAATTGCTGACGCAGTACAAAGCCCAAAGCCTGGACCGCCATATCAATGTCGGATGGCAGCGCTACTTTTGTCGCGAACTGGGCGAGTGTATCGACGTCGTTCCTCCGCAACAGCGGATTGACGAACAGTGGTACCAAGGCACCGCGGATGCCGTTTACCAGAACATCTACGCGATCGAAAAGCATCGTCCGAAGTATGTTGTGATCCTCGCTGGCGATCACATCTACAAGATGAACTACGCATCGATGCTCGAATTTCATATCGAGAACGGAGCCGACCTGACGATCGGAGCTCTTAAGACAACCGTCGAGGAAGCTCGTTCGTTTGGCGTGATGCAGATCGATCGCGAGCAGAAGATTCTCGGTTTCGACGAGAAGCCAGAGAACCCGAAGACGATCCCCGGCGACGACCAGCACTGCCTGGCCTCGATGGGTATCTACGTCTTTAACGCTGCGTTTTTGTTCGAACAGCTTTGCAAAGACGCCACCATTCGCACTAGCGCCCATGACTTCGGTCGGAACATCATTCCATCGATCATCGATACGCATCGCGTCTACGCGTTTCCTTTCCGGGACGAGAACCGGAAGCACGATGCCTACTGGCGGGATGTCGGAACGCTGGACGCCTACTACGAAGCGAACATGGACCTCGTTTCGGTCGATCCACAACTCAACATCTACGACGAAGCCTGGCCACTGCGGACCTATCAGCCGAACGTGCCACCACCGAAGTTTGTCTTTGGTGGGGAGTCCGATCCGAATCGTCGCGGATATGCTCTCGATAGCGTCGTCTGCGGAGGATCGATCATCTCAGGCGGCGAGGTCGAACGCAGCATTATCGGCCCGCGCGTCCGTGTGAACAGCTTTTCATCGGTGCACGATTCGATTTTATTCGAGGGAGTTTCGGTCGGGCGTCACAGTCAAATCCGCCGAGCGATCATCGATAAAGGCGTTTCGATTCCAGCGGATACCCAAATCGGCTTCGACCTGGATCTCGACCGTAGCCGTGGCTTCACCGTCACGCAGTCGGGCCTGGTCGTGATTGCCAAGGAAGACCTCATCGAACCGCAAATGAACTCTGGCAAGCCCCAAGTTGCCTAG
- a CDS encoding class I SAM-dependent methyltransferase → MNSAEKSTVEEIRERFDKDVDRFSNLETGQSATMDAPLVLDLITRVATAHLPGAKHVLDIGCGAGNYTLKLLERISGLSCTLIDLSQPMLDRAKQRLSQSTAEEVITLQRDIREVELPDETYDVVMAAAVLHHLRDDADWNNVFRKIHQAMRPGGIFLVSDLVTSDLPAAEEVQRNRYGEYLTDFRDDDYRQAVFDYIEKEDTPRSVLFQVDVCRSVGFRQVEVLHLNACFGAYCAVK, encoded by the coding sequence ATGAATTCCGCAGAGAAATCAACCGTCGAGGAAATCAGGGAACGTTTTGACAAGGATGTCGATCGCTTCTCGAACTTGGAAACAGGGCAATCAGCCACAATGGATGCCCCGTTGGTGCTGGATCTCATCACGCGTGTTGCCACGGCTCACCTGCCCGGCGCGAAGCATGTGCTCGATATCGGTTGCGGCGCCGGAAACTACACTTTGAAGCTGCTCGAGCGAATCTCCGGCTTGAGTTGTACGCTGATTGATTTGAGCCAGCCGATGCTTGATCGAGCGAAGCAGCGGCTCTCGCAAAGCACGGCCGAAGAGGTGATAACGCTTCAAAGGGATATTCGCGAAGTCGAACTTCCCGACGAAACCTACGATGTTGTCATGGCTGCTGCCGTGCTGCATCATCTTCGCGACGATGCCGACTGGAACAACGTCTTCCGGAAAATCCACCAGGCAATGCGTCCCGGCGGAATCTTCCTGGTGAGCGATCTGGTGACTTCAGATTTACCAGCGGCAGAGGAAGTTCAACGAAATCGCTACGGCGAGTACCTCACCGACTTCCGAGATGATGACTACCGCCAAGCCGTCTTCGACTACATAGAAAAAGAGGACACCCCGCGGAGCGTCCTCTTTCAAGTCGATGTATGCCGATCAGTAGGCTTTCGCCAAGTCGAGGTCTTACACCTCAACGCGTGTTTCGGTGCCTACTGTGCGGTGAAGTAG
- a CDS encoding aldose 1-epimerase family protein: protein MSNRWVLSEYDVTSPYQQPAPFLKAAKQHGLSVTHTRLFGGRRDGVELLTVQNGEFSFTTIPTRGMGIHQAKYGNTRIGWDSPVEGPVHPQFVPLSEPSGLGWLDGMDELIVRCGLESNGAPEFDADTGRLKYGLHGRIANQPTEDVVVEVTPDGEMCISGEIRETRFLCYNVAMKTEIRTKPGENGFRIRDQIINRAAQESTAQMLYHINMGAPILGEGASVVCPVTELCPRDERAVEDVDTWSTYKGPTAGYAEQVYFMQLAADANGDTCALLKNASGDQGVSVHFNIKQLPCFVIWKNTAAEADGYVTGLEPATNFPNPRSFEEKNDRVLKIAPGATYEIELALQFHPNDASVEAIEKKIAGLTEGKEATVHTTPQSAWCS, encoded by the coding sequence ATGAGCAATCGCTGGGTCCTAAGTGAGTACGATGTCACGTCCCCTTATCAGCAGCCCGCTCCCTTCCTGAAAGCGGCCAAGCAGCACGGTCTGAGTGTGACCCACACGCGGCTTTTCGGTGGAAGGCGCGACGGGGTCGAGCTTCTAACTGTCCAAAACGGCGAGTTCTCTTTCACCACCATTCCGACCCGTGGCATGGGCATTCACCAGGCCAAGTATGGCAACACACGTATTGGCTGGGATTCTCCCGTAGAAGGCCCAGTTCATCCCCAGTTCGTTCCCCTTTCCGAACCCAGCGGACTCGGCTGGCTCGATGGAATGGACGAACTGATCGTCCGTTGTGGCTTGGAAAGCAACGGGGCCCCCGAGTTCGACGCGGATACAGGCCGGCTGAAGTATGGCCTGCACGGTCGAATCGCAAACCAACCGACCGAAGACGTGGTCGTCGAGGTCACTCCCGATGGCGAGATGTGCATCAGCGGCGAAATCCGCGAGACGCGGTTCCTTTGCTACAACGTCGCGATGAAGACCGAGATCCGTACCAAGCCGGGCGAAAACGGTTTCCGCATCCGCGACCAAATCATCAATCGTGCTGCCCAGGAAAGCACAGCCCAGATGCTGTACCACATCAACATGGGAGCCCCCATCCTGGGCGAAGGCGCTTCGGTCGTTTGTCCCGTGACCGAATTGTGCCCTCGTGACGAACGGGCCGTAGAGGACGTCGATACGTGGTCAACTTATAAGGGACCAACCGCCGGCTACGCCGAACAGGTCTACTTCATGCAGCTTGCCGCGGATGCCAATGGCGATACCTGTGCACTGCTTAAGAATGCATCCGGCGACCAAGGGGTTTCTGTGCACTTCAACATCAAGCAGCTTCCCTGCTTCGTCATTTGGAAAAACACGGCCGCTGAAGCGGATGGCTATGTAACAGGGCTTGAGCCGGCGACTAACTTCCCGAACCCGCGTTCGTTCGAAGAAAAGAACGACCGCGTACTCAAGATCGCGCCAGGTGCGACATACGAGATCGAGTTGGCACTGCAATTCCACCCAAATGACGCGAGCGTGGAAGCTATCGAGAAGAAGATTGCGGGCCTAACGGAAGGAAAAGAGGCAACAGTCCACACCACGCCCCAGTCAGCCTGGTGCAGTTAG
- a CDS encoding sugar phosphate isomerase/epimerase family protein produces the protein MSTHPNASPKLHNAMWPGLVGKEEGTDHPPISLERMLELTAAAEVDGIKFDGIDYFLFHPHTDPDASDDELKRIADLVASHNLTIGSLVAPIWPGTVGGPAMGTDEERSNFVLAVKKACRIAKIFNEHGVRQYGCIRIDSASGVEDWSKDPEANTKMIAETFKEAGKVAADNGERLAAEGEICWGGMHSWKDMLNLLEAVGMPETVGFQADLAHTYLYLLGYNAPEHALLKEGYTEEEFWAAYTEMTNALRKWTIDFHVAQNDGSVHGTGSHDKTGRHCPADDPNGKLDIVKCSQYWLEGAQDRGIKHICWDGCMFPNEMLEKQETWNTILDVMIKVRDQCGWN, from the coding sequence ATGAGTACGCATCCCAACGCGTCCCCGAAACTTCATAACGCCATGTGGCCTGGTTTGGTTGGTAAGGAAGAAGGAACTGATCATCCGCCGATCAGCCTGGAACGCATGCTGGAACTGACCGCTGCTGCCGAAGTGGATGGCATCAAGTTCGACGGGATCGACTACTTCCTTTTTCACCCCCACACCGACCCGGATGCTTCGGACGACGAATTGAAGCGAATTGCTGACCTGGTTGCTTCGCACAACCTGACGATCGGCTCGTTGGTTGCTCCGATCTGGCCCGGCACCGTCGGTGGTCCGGCGATGGGTACGGATGAAGAACGTTCCAACTTCGTGCTCGCCGTGAAGAAGGCGTGCCGGATCGCGAAGATCTTCAACGAGCATGGCGTTCGTCAGTACGGTTGCATTCGTATCGACTCGGCCAGCGGCGTTGAAGATTGGTCCAAGGATCCGGAAGCCAACACCAAAATGATTGCCGAAACCTTCAAGGAAGCCGGCAAGGTTGCCGCCGACAATGGCGAACGCCTGGCGGCCGAAGGGGAAATCTGCTGGGGCGGCATGCACTCGTGGAAGGACATGTTGAATCTCTTAGAAGCGGTTGGCATGCCGGAAACCGTTGGCTTCCAGGCTGACTTGGCCCATACCTATCTCTACCTGCTGGGCTACAACGCACCAGAGCATGCGTTGCTAAAGGAAGGCTACACCGAAGAAGAGTTCTGGGCTGCCTACACCGAAATGACCAATGCCCTGCGAAAGTGGACGATCGACTTCCACGTCGCTCAGAACGACGGCAGCGTGCACGGAACCGGCTCGCACGACAAGACCGGCCGTCACTGCCCTGCCGACGATCCCAACGGCAAGCTGGATATCGTCAAGTGCAGCCAGTACTGGCTCGAAGGTGCCCAGGATCGCGGTATCAAGCATATCTGCTGGGACGGTTGCATGTTCCCGAATGAAATGCTCGAGAAGCAGGAAACCTGGAACACGATCCTCGATGTCATGATCAAAGTTCGCGACCAGTGTGGCTGGAACTAG
- a CDS encoding Gfo/Idh/MocA family protein produces MAKKPLRIGLVGYGFMGRTHSNGYKRVPDFFPELEYQPVLKAVCGRSEDKTKAFAEQWGYESYETDWNKLIARDDIDAIDICTPNDTHGPISIAAAKAGKMVLCEKPIGMSTAEGEEMVKAVEDAGVPNTIFYNYRRIPAVTLAKKIIDSGKLGRIFHYRANFLQDWTINADVPQGGAGLWRLDAASAGSGVTGDLLAHCIDTAIWLNGSIKDVNAVTETFVKERLHSGTGKKEPVKIDDACSFFCHFENGSLGLFESTRYARGHKALYTFEINGEHASIRWDLHDLHRMEYFDHSDEGEVRGWRSIHVTDGEHPYMDHWWVPGLNIGYEHSFVHHVADFLKSIEEGTACEPTFRSALETQKVCDAVLSSAAEKVWKDV; encoded by the coding sequence ATGGCAAAGAAACCCCTGCGTATTGGCCTGGTCGGTTATGGCTTCATGGGCCGTACTCATTCGAACGGTTACAAGCGGGTACCTGATTTCTTTCCAGAACTCGAATACCAACCTGTGCTGAAGGCCGTTTGCGGTCGTAGCGAAGACAAGACCAAGGCCTTCGCCGAGCAGTGGGGCTACGAGTCGTACGAGACTGATTGGAACAAACTGATCGCTCGCGATGATATCGACGCCATCGACATCTGTACGCCTAATGACACGCACGGTCCGATTTCGATCGCTGCCGCCAAGGCCGGCAAGATGGTTCTGTGTGAAAAGCCAATTGGTATGAGCACCGCTGAAGGCGAAGAGATGGTTAAGGCCGTCGAAGACGCCGGCGTACCGAACACCATCTTCTACAACTATCGTCGTATTCCCGCGGTGACGCTGGCCAAGAAGATCATCGACAGCGGCAAGCTGGGTCGTATCTTCCACTACCGTGCTAACTTCCTGCAGGACTGGACAATTAACGCCGATGTTCCTCAGGGTGGTGCTGGTCTGTGGCGATTGGATGCCGCTTCGGCTGGTTCCGGCGTGACGGGCGACCTTTTGGCTCACTGCATCGACACGGCGATCTGGCTCAACGGTAGCATCAAAGACGTGAACGCCGTGACCGAAACGTTCGTCAAGGAACGTCTGCACAGCGGAACCGGTAAGAAAGAGCCTGTGAAGATCGACGATGCTTGCTCGTTCTTCTGTCACTTCGAGAACGGTTCGCTCGGGTTGTTCGAGTCGACCCGTTATGCTCGCGGTCACAAGGCCCTGTATACCTTCGAGATCAACGGCGAACATGCCTCGATCCGCTGGGACCTGCATGACCTGCACCGCATGGAATACTTCGATCATTCCGACGAAGGCGAAGTCCGCGGTTGGCGTTCGATCCATGTCACCGACGGTGAGCATCCTTACATGGATCACTGGTGGGTGCCGGGCCTGAACATCGGCTACGAACACAGCTTTGTCCATCACGTGGCGGACTTCCTCAAGAGCATCGAAGAAGGCACGGCATGCGAGCCAACCTTCCGCAGTGCCCTGGAAACTCAGAAGGTCTGCGACGCTGTTCTTTCCAGTGCCGCCGAAAAGGTCTGGAAGGACGTCTAG
- a CDS encoding sugar phosphate isomerase/epimerase family protein, whose translation MKFGMNLLLWSGDPDDSLLPVIEELKAMGYDGVEIPLFNLDVDKWTKYGEKIKAMDLKCTAVTVRNEEDNPISPDASVRAKGVELNKKTLDCCAALGAETLVGPYHSAIGIFSGAGPTEDEWKWGVDSMRQVAEHAGNVDVMLGVEALNRFETYLLNIHKDSARFVREVNHPNCKMMYDTFHSNIEESDIAQAIRDCSDVLHHVHISENNRATPGSGHIDFDVNFDTLKEVGYDGWMVVEAFGLALPEIAAATKIWRKMFDTELQLAKDGLAFMKQEVAKRW comes from the coding sequence ATGAAATTTGGCATGAATTTGTTGCTTTGGTCCGGCGATCCCGATGACAGCCTGCTGCCGGTGATCGAAGAGTTGAAGGCCATGGGATATGACGGGGTGGAGATTCCACTTTTCAATCTCGACGTCGACAAGTGGACGAAGTACGGCGAAAAGATCAAAGCCATGGATCTGAAGTGCACCGCCGTCACGGTCCGCAACGAAGAGGACAACCCGATCAGCCCCGATGCATCGGTGCGTGCGAAAGGTGTCGAACTCAACAAGAAGACGCTTGACTGCTGTGCCGCCTTGGGCGCCGAAACGCTTGTCGGCCCCTATCACTCGGCGATCGGTATCTTCAGTGGTGCCGGCCCAACCGAAGACGAATGGAAGTGGGGCGTCGATTCCATGCGACAGGTTGCCGAGCATGCCGGCAATGTTGACGTGATGTTGGGTGTAGAAGCGCTCAACCGTTTTGAAACGTACCTGCTGAACATCCATAAGGACTCGGCTCGTTTCGTCCGGGAAGTCAATCATCCTAACTGCAAGATGATGTACGACACCTTTCACTCGAACATCGAAGAATCGGATATCGCTCAGGCCATTCGCGATTGTTCGGACGTACTGCATCACGTCCACATCTCAGAAAACAACCGTGCCACTCCAGGCAGCGGGCACATCGATTTCGATGTGAATTTCGACACGTTGAAGGAAGTCGGCTACGACGGCTGGATGGTCGTGGAAGCCTTTGGCCTGGCCCTGCCGGAAATCGCCGCCGCTACCAAGATCTGGCGCAAGATGTTCGACACCGAACTGCAACTGGCCAAAGACGGCCTGGCGTTCATGAAGCAGGAAGTTGCCAAACGCTGGTAG
- the scpB gene encoding SMC-Scp complex subunit ScpB → MTDDEEQFDLSAMFADDADDGGLSLDRLSETYAEALGNRPVPFQEETPPESDEEAPDDESTAEAISRLADEAEADDPCELSPTTILEAILFVGHASNDKLTAEKAASVMRGVQADEIDDLVSQLNRKYESEGCPYEITAVGGTYRMALRDEFRPLREKFYGKVREAKLSQPAIDVLSLVAYNQGATREEVDDMRNKPSGPILTQLVRRRLLRVQPDPEDKRLKRYTTTERFLQLFGLTSLDDLPQPQSLDD, encoded by the coding sequence ATGACGGACGACGAGGAACAGTTCGATCTCTCTGCGATGTTCGCCGACGACGCCGACGACGGTGGGCTTTCGTTGGATCGTTTGTCGGAAACGTACGCCGAGGCCCTGGGCAATCGTCCTGTGCCATTTCAGGAAGAGACTCCACCGGAGTCTGACGAGGAAGCGCCAGACGACGAATCGACCGCTGAAGCCATTTCGCGACTGGCGGATGAAGCAGAAGCGGATGATCCCTGCGAACTGTCTCCCACAACCATTCTAGAAGCGATCTTATTCGTCGGGCACGCGTCGAACGACAAATTGACGGCTGAAAAGGCCGCTTCGGTGATGCGTGGGGTTCAAGCAGACGAAATCGACGATTTGGTTTCGCAGCTTAATCGCAAGTATGAATCTGAAGGTTGCCCCTACGAAATCACGGCGGTTGGCGGAACTTATCGCATGGCCCTCCGTGACGAGTTTCGCCCCTTGCGCGAGAAGTTCTACGGCAAGGTACGTGAGGCCAAGCTCTCGCAGCCGGCGATCGATGTCCTCTCGTTGGTTGCCTACAACCAGGGTGCCACGCGGGAAGAAGTTGATGACATGCGGAACAAGCCGAGCGGGCCAATTCTCACCCAGTTGGTGCGTCGCCGGCTGTTGCGTGTGCAGCCTGACCCGGAAGATAAGCGGCTGAAACGCTACACGACGACTGAACGCTTTCTGCAGTTGTTCGGGCTGACCTCGCTCGATGATCTGCCTCAGCCCCAATCGCTTGATGATTGA
- the rpe gene encoding ribulose-phosphate 3-epimerase, whose protein sequence is MSRRSHLARLRQQSPLILPSVLSCDFSDMRGEVERLEAAGVQALHLDVMDGNFVPNITYGMPIVAAFRKLTQLPLDVHLMIENPERYIRQFYEAGADIITVHEEATGIDTASVLQEIKDMGCGAGVTINPDIPVERVLPFVDTADLILIMSVNAGFGGQTFNPVALEKLEALRKVGPPELLLEVDGGVNLETVQACTEAGADLLVIGSAIFNQSDYGAAIDQLYRSAQVST, encoded by the coding sequence ATGTCCCGTCGTTCGCATCTCGCGCGACTTCGCCAACAGTCTCCGCTTATTCTGCCATCAGTGCTATCGTGTGACTTTAGCGATATGCGCGGTGAGGTAGAGCGACTGGAAGCTGCTGGCGTGCAAGCACTTCATTTGGACGTGATGGACGGAAATTTCGTCCCCAACATTACTTACGGAATGCCCATTGTGGCAGCATTTCGTAAGTTGACACAACTTCCGCTCGACGTCCATTTGATGATCGAGAATCCGGAGCGTTATATCCGACAGTTCTATGAGGCGGGCGCGGATATCATTACCGTTCACGAGGAAGCGACTGGAATCGACACGGCCAGTGTCCTACAAGAGATCAAGGATATGGGCTGTGGAGCCGGGGTGACCATTAACCCCGATATCCCTGTCGAGCGAGTTCTCCCTTTCGTGGACACAGCCGACTTGATACTAATCATGAGTGTTAATGCAGGTTTTGGCGGTCAAACGTTCAATCCTGTGGCGTTGGAGAAGCTCGAAGCTTTGCGAAAAGTCGGTCCTCCCGAACTTCTGTTGGAAGTCGACGGAGGCGTGAACCTGGAAACGGTTCAGGCATGTACCGAAGCCGGGGCTGACCTCTTGGTAATAGGATCAGCGATTTTCAATCAATCGGATTACGGCGCAGCGATTGACCAACTCTATCGATCTGCCCAAGTTTCGACCTAA